In Mucilaginibacter boryungensis, a single window of DNA contains:
- the rsfS gene encoding ribosome silencing factor: MVKNKALKESAYLSELAIHGIQEKKGNDIVRLDLRNIFSSVSDYFVICHADSGTQVKAIADSVEEEIYKATKQEPWRKEGHEFAEWILLDYVDVVVHIFRTDKREFYGMEDLWGDAEIKNYKSA, from the coding sequence ATGGTAAAAAATAAAGCATTAAAAGAGTCGGCTTATCTTTCTGAATTGGCCATTCATGGTATCCAGGAAAAAAAGGGAAATGATATAGTGAGATTAGACCTCCGGAATATCTTCAGTTCCGTATCAGATTATTTTGTGATTTGCCATGCCGACTCGGGCACACAAGTAAAGGCTATTGCCGACAGTGTTGAAGAAGAAATTTATAAAGCCACCAAACAGGAACCCTGGCGCAAAGAAGGACATGAATTTGCCGAATGGATATTACTGGACTATGTAGATGTGGTGGTACACATATTCAGGACCGACAAACGCGAGTTTTATGGGATGGAAGATTTGTGGGGGGATGCCGAAATTAAAAATTACAAAAGCGCTTAA
- a CDS encoding biotin--[acetyl-CoA-carboxylase] ligase: protein MQNNIISGLFVGQNLVILKEVASTNNYLKDLLSNSKPVADGTVIMAESQFAGRGQQTNRWHSEAGKNLTFSLLLKPGFLALQQQFDLTRVISLGVVTGLQQATGLPVQIKWPNDIYVGEKKLGGILIENLVQGSTIKNSVIGIGLNINQESFPPEVPNPTSVKQILQKDYDLNVLLSQICGYIEAWYLKLKAGRLDEIREHYLANLYWLNHEHKFMSDDGVIFTGTITAVRNNGFLVLSTKSGEKEFTLKQIQFLNKPS from the coding sequence TTGCAAAATAACATAATTTCAGGATTATTTGTTGGACAAAATTTAGTTATTCTAAAAGAAGTAGCTTCAACAAATAATTATCTTAAAGATTTACTGTCAAATTCCAAGCCAGTTGCTGATGGAACAGTCATTATGGCAGAAAGCCAGTTTGCTGGGCGTGGCCAGCAGACAAATCGCTGGCATAGCGAGGCAGGAAAAAACCTAACATTCAGCCTGCTGCTAAAACCTGGCTTTTTAGCGCTGCAACAACAATTCGACTTAACCAGGGTTATCAGCCTTGGAGTTGTTACAGGATTGCAACAAGCCACAGGCCTACCTGTACAGATAAAATGGCCTAACGATATTTATGTTGGCGAGAAAAAGCTGGGCGGCATCCTGATAGAAAACCTGGTACAGGGCAGTACTATTAAAAACTCGGTAATAGGTATAGGTTTGAATATTAATCAGGAAAGCTTCCCACCTGAAGTTCCCAACCCAACATCTGTAAAGCAGATATTACAAAAGGATTATGATTTAAATGTATTATTATCTCAAATTTGCGGTTATATAGAGGCCTGGTACCTTAAACTTAAAGCCGGCAGGCTTGACGAGATACGGGAGCACTACCTGGCTAATTTATATTGGTTAAACCACGAGCACAAATTCATGTCGGATGATGGAGTGATCTTCACCGGCACAATTACCGCTGTAAGGAATAACGGCTTTTTAGTACTAAGTACCAAAAGTGGCGAAAAGGAGTTTACCTTGAAGCAAATACAATTTTTAAATAAACCAAGTTAA
- a CDS encoding protein-disulfide reductase DsbD N-terminal domain-containing protein, translating to MKKLLLVLVVLFAGPSAFAQIEGHVTWAYAAKKVSATEAVILLKATIDDNWHIYSAYQKDGGPIKTSFKFNKSADVMLEGKIIEPKPHTSYEKNFGMNVSYFENSVVFQQKVKLKGKKATVKGSLEYMTCNDQKCLPPETVEFAVNVVL from the coding sequence ATGAAAAAGTTACTGTTAGTGTTAGTTGTGCTTTTTGCAGGCCCTAGCGCATTTGCACAAATTGAAGGCCACGTTACCTGGGCCTATGCTGCCAAAAAGGTGAGTGCTACCGAGGCTGTCATATTATTAAAAGCTACAATTGATGATAACTGGCATATTTATTCGGCTTATCAAAAAGATGGCGGGCCGATAAAAACATCTTTCAAGTTTAACAAATCGGCAGATGTGATGCTGGAAGGCAAAATTATTGAGCCAAAGCCGCATACCTCGTACGAAAAGAATTTTGGCATGAACGTAAGCTACTTTGAAAATTCGGTAGTGTTTCAGCAAAAGGTTAAGTTAAAGGGCAAGAAAGCTACCGTTAAAGGTAGTTTGGAATACATGACTTGTAACGATCAGAAATGCCTGCCGCCGGAAACTGTTGAATTTGCTGTAAACGTAGTCCTGTAA
- a CDS encoding protein-disulfide reductase DsbD family protein, whose amino-acid sequence MKYLIARGLKPLVLLVALLAFTASGVAFAQTDTVSTGDVQFTSIPTKADSIKAFKKKQDSIAKAQAAQPKVVAKKDEKPKTLWQIFIAGFIGGFAAFLMPCVYPILPLTVSFFTKKGGSRTKAIVQSALYGLSIIVIYVALGFIITLLFGPSALNALATNGIFNFCFFVLLVIFGISFLGAFEITLPSSLANKMDEKSDKGGLIGIFFMAATLVVVSFSCTGPIIGSVLVEAATKGERLAPAIVMLGFSLALALPFTIFAMFPSALKSLPKSGGWLNSVKVILGFIEIAFSLKFLSNVDLAYHWNWFDREIFLSLWIAIGLMMGLYLIGKIKFSHDSDVPYLSVPRTFIAMIVFAFVVYMIPGLWGAPLKSISAFLPPLSTQDFDLSSGISAAPASAANTSTIKTKKYEEIFKRMPKVKGIDDWYDYDQAIEVSKQLHKPILIDFTGWNCVNCRKMEANVLPSPEVLKRLQNDFVVVQLVIDDKTELDPAEQFVSKLTGKKVTTLGGKWLDLEISKYNSNAQPFYVIINEKGETLVPPQGANFNIDEYIKYLDSGIAAYKK is encoded by the coding sequence ATGAAATATTTAATAGCCCGTGGGTTAAAGCCGCTTGTTTTACTGGTGGCTTTACTGGCATTCACAGCAAGTGGTGTAGCGTTTGCGCAAACCGATACGGTAAGTACCGGCGATGTGCAATTCACCAGTATACCTACCAAAGCCGATAGCATAAAAGCTTTTAAGAAAAAGCAGGATAGTATTGCCAAAGCCCAAGCTGCCCAGCCAAAGGTTGTTGCTAAAAAGGATGAGAAACCAAAAACACTGTGGCAGATATTTATAGCCGGGTTTATTGGTGGTTTTGCAGCATTTTTAATGCCCTGCGTTTACCCAATATTGCCTTTAACGGTGAGCTTTTTTACAAAGAAAGGGGGCAGCCGAACCAAAGCCATAGTACAATCAGCGCTTTATGGTTTATCCATCATTGTTATTTATGTTGCTTTAGGTTTTATCATAACCTTATTGTTTGGCCCATCTGCACTTAATGCATTGGCAACAAACGGGATATTCAACTTTTGTTTTTTTGTGCTACTGGTTATATTCGGTATTTCGTTCCTGGGCGCATTTGAAATTACATTACCCAGCTCGTTAGCCAATAAAATGGACGAGAAATCGGACAAGGGCGGGCTTATTGGGATTTTCTTTATGGCGGCTACGCTTGTGGTTGTATCATTTTCATGTACCGGGCCAATTATTGGCTCCGTATTGGTAGAGGCCGCAACCAAAGGCGAACGTTTAGCCCCGGCTATTGTGATGCTTGGTTTCTCGTTAGCGCTGGCATTACCATTTACCATATTCGCTATGTTCCCTTCGGCGCTGAAAAGCTTGCCAAAATCGGGCGGGTGGTTAAATAGCGTTAAAGTGATATTAGGCTTTATAGAGATCGCTTTCTCGCTTAAATTCCTTTCGAATGTAGACTTAGCCTATCACTGGAACTGGTTCGACCGTGAGATATTTCTGTCCCTTTGGATAGCTATTGGTTTAATGATGGGCTTATACCTGATAGGAAAGATCAAGTTTTCGCATGATAGCGATGTGCCCTACCTTTCTGTACCGCGCACATTTATAGCTATGATAGTGTTCGCATTTGTGGTTTATATGATACCGGGCTTATGGGGGGCGCCATTAAAATCAATCAGTGCGTTTTTACCGCCTTTAAGTACGCAGGATTTTGACTTATCAAGCGGTATAAGCGCTGCCCCGGCATCTGCTGCCAATACCAGCACCATAAAAACCAAAAAGTACGAAGAGATATTTAAGCGCATGCCTAAAGTTAAAGGCATTGATGACTGGTACGATTATGACCAGGCGATTGAAGTTTCAAAACAATTACATAAACCTATACTAATTGATTTTACCGGGTGGAACTGTGTAAACTGCCGTAAAATGGAGGCCAACGTACTACCATCGCCCGAGGTATTGAAACGCCTGCAAAACGATTTTGTTGTAGTACAATTGGTTATTGACGATAAAACGGAGTTAGACCCGGCCGAACAATTTGTATCAAAGCTAACCGGTAAAAAAGTAACAACGCTTGGCGGCAAATGGCTCGACCTGGAGATCTCGAAATACAATTCTAACGCACAGCCCTTTTACGTAATTATTAATGAAAAAGGGGAAACGCTTGTGCCCCCCCAAGGTGCTAATTTTAATATTGACGAATACATAAAATATTTGGATAGCGGCATTGCCGCCTATAAAAAATAA
- a CDS encoding energy transducer TonB, with product MKHLFLILLLFSVYNSIAQQTTYFKRDRQKTTQDSALYSRTVTGPEAGSNLYLFIEKFITGEVYCTGASTKPNDMVLEGECTEYYLSGKKASIVIYKANRKLKETLYFPNGNVYLVKEYNYLVKDPANPQQVSVEDAIITCNDSTGKALIINGNRWFTAYRQPPNPKFAKSFFGIDGIKANDNYEEGAVKNGKHDGQWKGGEKGTTFAYIENYDNGTFLSGNSTDKFGKQYTYKVAEASAEYPGGVLNFYNYIGRSVKYPADDRRSNVQGKVYATFVIDKDGSLTDFKILRTPSTAMAEETLRVLKESPQWKPAEQHGIPVRQQFTIPVTFTLGNKF from the coding sequence ATGAAACACCTATTTCTGATCTTATTACTGTTTAGCGTTTATAACAGCATTGCACAGCAAACCACGTATTTTAAGCGCGATCGCCAAAAAACAACACAGGATAGCGCCCTTTATAGTCGCACGGTAACCGGCCCGGAAGCCGGATCTAATCTGTATCTCTTTATCGAAAAATTTATAACCGGTGAAGTTTACTGTACCGGCGCAAGCACTAAACCCAATGATATGGTGCTTGAAGGCGAATGTACAGAATACTATTTATCCGGTAAAAAAGCGTCTATAGTTATTTACAAAGCGAACCGAAAGCTGAAAGAAACACTTTATTTCCCCAACGGAAATGTTTATTTGGTTAAGGAGTACAATTATCTGGTTAAAGACCCGGCTAATCCCCAACAAGTTTCGGTAGAAGATGCTATTATTACTTGTAATGATTCTACCGGTAAAGCTTTGATAATTAACGGCAACAGATGGTTTACTGCGTACCGCCAACCGCCCAACCCAAAATTTGCCAAAAGCTTTTTCGGAATAGATGGGATAAAAGCAAACGACAATTACGAGGAAGGCGCTGTTAAGAACGGAAAACATGATGGCCAATGGAAAGGCGGTGAAAAAGGTACTACCTTCGCCTATATCGAAAACTATGATAATGGTACTTTTTTAAGTGGGAATTCCACCGATAAGTTTGGGAAGCAATATACATACAAAGTAGCTGAAGCTTCAGCGGAATATCCAGGTGGCGTTTTAAATTTTTATAATTATATTGGTAGAAGTGTAAAATATCCGGCTGATGATCGCAGAAGTAATGTACAAGGAAAGGTCTATGCAACTTTTGTGATTGACAAAGACGGGTCTTTAACAGATTTTAAGATACTTCGCACACCCTCTACAGCAATGGCTGAGGAAACTTTGAGGGTTTTAAAAGAATCACCGCAGTGGAAACCGGCTGAGCAACATGGCATACCGGTGAGGCAGCAATTTACCATACCTGTAACTTTTACCTTAGGTAACAAATTCTAA
- the panD gene encoding aspartate 1-decarboxylase encodes MIIEVLKSKLHRVRVTQAELNYVGSITIDADLIEAANIIPNEKVQIVNNNNGARFETYVIKGERGSGTVCLNGATARLAQVGDVVIIMSYAYMEQDEARAYQPILVFPDNDNKLIK; translated from the coding sequence ATGATTATTGAGGTGTTAAAATCAAAGCTTCACCGCGTTAGGGTAACACAGGCCGAATTGAACTATGTAGGCAGTATTACTATTGACGCCGACCTGATAGAGGCTGCTAATATTATCCCCAACGAAAAAGTGCAGATTGTTAATAATAACAACGGCGCCCGCTTTGAAACTTATGTAATTAAAGGCGAGCGTGGCAGCGGTACCGTATGCCTTAATGGCGCAACAGCCCGTTTGGCCCAGGTTGGCGATGTGGTAATCATCATGTCGTACGCCTACATGGAGCAGGATGAAGCCCGTGCCTACCAGCCCATTTTAGTATTCCCTGATAACGATAATAAATTAATTAAGTAG
- the panC gene encoding pantoate--beta-alanine ligase, with translation MKVFKLKKELRQYLDEMRATGKTIGLVPTMGALHQGHLSLLAQARLQTDVVVSTIFVNPTQFNDPADLEKYPRPIEQDTVKLEQVGCDILFNPEVNEMYAGNEQWHLAIGELEFLLEGKFRPGHYQGVTQVVYKLFDIVKPDVAFFGQKDYQQFMVIARMVQLLNIPVKLVMCPILRDADGLAMSSRNVHLSGTERQQALVLSKALFWLKDNFNANHILQLQGQTADIIRHQEGVELEYMEIADGETLHPANKNSKTFVALVAARVGKTRLIDNVLL, from the coding sequence TTGAAGGTATTTAAGCTAAAAAAAGAACTGCGCCAGTATCTGGATGAGATGCGCGCTACGGGTAAAACCATTGGTTTAGTGCCTACTATGGGCGCGTTGCACCAGGGGCATTTATCGCTATTGGCGCAAGCCCGGCTCCAAACCGATGTGGTGGTAAGCACAATTTTTGTGAACCCTACGCAATTTAACGACCCTGCAGACCTGGAAAAGTACCCTCGCCCAATTGAACAGGATACCGTGAAGCTGGAACAGGTAGGTTGTGATATTTTGTTTAATCCCGAAGTGAACGAAATGTATGCCGGTAATGAGCAATGGCATTTAGCCATTGGAGAGCTGGAGTTTTTACTGGAAGGCAAATTTCGCCCGGGGCATTACCAGGGGGTTACTCAGGTGGTATATAAGCTGTTTGATATTGTAAAGCCCGACGTTGCCTTTTTTGGGCAAAAAGATTATCAGCAGTTTATGGTAATTGCCCGTATGGTGCAATTGCTTAATATACCGGTTAAACTGGTAATGTGCCCCATATTGCGCGATGCTGATGGGTTGGCAATGAGTTCGCGCAATGTTCATCTTTCCGGTACTGAGAGGCAGCAGGCATTAGTATTATCAAAGGCGCTTTTTTGGCTAAAGGATAATTTTAATGCCAACCACATCTTGCAATTGCAGGGGCAAACTGCTGATATCATCCGCCACCAAGAAGGCGTCGAACTGGAATATATGGAAATAGCTGATGGTGAAACCCTGCACCCGGCCAATAAAAACTCAAAAACATTTGTTGCTTTAGTAGCAGCCCGTGTGGGTAAAACCAGGCTTATTGATAATGTGCTTTTGTAG
- a CDS encoding glycogen/starch synthase, translated as MGKSKLLFITHEMSPFLDLTKISEITRQLPQAMQDKGFEIRILMPRFGNINERRNRLHEVIRLSGMNIIINDNDNPLIIKVASIPSARMQVYFLDNEEYFQRKHVFTDKDGKFYADNDERMIFFCKGAIETVKKLGWSPDIVHCHGWMSALVPVYLKTTYKDDPTFKHSKVIYSVYENDFKEQLNPEFAHKAIMADMGEEHTEAFKPGTNAALDYGAIKYSDGVVLGSAEIDAETLNNVKNSHKSVLEYNYTSDFENYYNFYDEITNDELVDVA; from the coding sequence ATGGGTAAATCTAAGCTTCTGTTTATAACTCATGAAATGTCACCTTTCCTTGATCTCACCAAAATTTCTGAAATAACCCGCCAGTTGCCGCAAGCAATGCAGGATAAGGGATTTGAGATACGTATATTAATGCCTCGTTTCGGGAATATTAATGAAAGGCGCAACCGCCTGCACGAAGTGATCCGTTTATCGGGGATGAACATTATTATTAATGATAATGACAACCCGCTGATCATTAAAGTAGCGTCGATACCATCGGCACGTATGCAGGTATATTTTTTAGATAACGAAGAGTATTTTCAGCGTAAGCACGTATTTACAGACAAAGACGGCAAGTTTTATGCCGATAACGACGAGCGGATGATCTTTTTCTGCAAAGGCGCTATTGAAACTGTGAAAAAGCTGGGCTGGTCGCCTGATATTGTACACTGCCATGGCTGGATGAGCGCGCTGGTACCAGTATATCTGAAAACCACTTACAAGGATGATCCAACTTTTAAGCATTCAAAAGTGATCTATTCGGTATATGAAAATGATTTTAAAGAGCAATTAAATCCAGAATTCGCACACAAAGCCATTATGGCCGATATGGGCGAAGAACATACTGAAGCATTTAAACCAGGCACTAACGCCGCCCTCGACTATGGTGCTATTAAATATTCGGACGGAGTAGTTTTGGGTAGTGCAGAGATTGATGCCGAAACGTTAAATAATGTTAAAAACAGCCATAAATCGGTTTTAGAATACAATTATACCTCTGATTTCGAAAATTATTACAATTTTTACGACGAAATCACCAATGATGAATTGGTGGATGTTGCATAA
- a CDS encoding DUF4270 domain-containing protein: protein MKFFRIDLLTLLISLFILSSCKNQDGIGLNPDQSLNGTLLVDDNIAVNTVPEDSVITNGLTKTPLGYFNDPQIGTTESNVAAVLSLPLSSAYTPPSNTITIDSAVLVLRYANGFYGDSLTSKYKVNVYQLNEKPLSTINYYNTRAWNYNNSVLLGTKTFNSRTHTPVKVTDIVSGAKDTLKTLPPQVRVPISASFINNNLFNASSTVLASNTLFQNAVKGLYFTMDKTQPGAGGTFMLQMDSSNVMVYYRTTDGTTTDTATVTLPFAQRAAQIKHTYNATVQGVLSNQAAPNSTFYIQGLAGLRTKISFPNLKDIVTAAGSDIVINRAELVITPTVGSTIPFTPQTRLNMYQLDLANQRTVIQDASAADKRYLGVDVFGGFYTAKNDYHFIITGYIQDLITGKTKDYGTYLGATDFADNISSITSTYYQATPQTAGRLVAAGKVTNTSLPDYPYRIKLNIIYTKTIK from the coding sequence ATGAAATTTTTCAGAATAGACTTATTGACCCTGTTAATAAGTCTTTTTATTTTAAGTAGTTGTAAAAATCAGGACGGTATTGGGCTTAATCCCGATCAATCATTGAACGGCACATTACTAGTTGATGATAATATAGCAGTAAATACTGTACCGGAAGATTCGGTAATAACTAATGGGCTTACAAAAACCCCGCTGGGATATTTTAACGATCCACAGATTGGCACAACCGAATCTAATGTAGCAGCTGTGCTAAGCCTGCCCTTAAGTTCGGCATATACCCCACCTTCCAATACCATTACTATCGATTCGGCTGTATTGGTTTTACGTTATGCTAACGGGTTTTATGGCGATTCTTTAACATCAAAATATAAGGTTAATGTTTACCAGTTGAATGAAAAACCACTTAGTACTATAAATTATTACAATACCCGTGCATGGAACTATAACAACAGTGTATTGCTTGGTACTAAAACATTTAATTCGCGCACGCACACCCCGGTTAAGGTTACCGATATAGTTTCTGGTGCTAAGGATACGTTAAAAACCTTGCCACCTCAGGTTAGAGTACCTATTAGTGCAAGTTTTATTAATAATAACCTGTTTAATGCCAGCAGTACTGTATTGGCCTCGAATACGCTCTTTCAAAACGCGGTAAAAGGCCTTTATTTTACCATGGATAAAACACAGCCTGGCGCCGGTGGCACCTTTATGTTGCAAATGGATTCAAGTAACGTAATGGTTTACTACCGCACAACCGATGGTACAACAACCGACACAGCCACTGTAACATTACCCTTTGCGCAGCGTGCTGCCCAAATTAAACATACTTATAATGCAACCGTTCAGGGTGTACTCAGCAACCAAGCCGCACCAAACAGCACGTTTTATATACAGGGTTTGGCCGGCTTAAGAACCAAAATAAGTTTTCCTAATTTGAAAGATATTGTTACTGCTGCAGGCAGCGATATTGTTATTAACCGTGCCGAACTTGTTATTACCCCAACGGTTGGCAGTACTATACCGTTTACACCACAAACAAGGTTGAATATGTATCAACTGGATCTGGCCAATCAGCGTACGGTTATACAGGATGCATCAGCGGCAGACAAAAGATATTTGGGTGTTGATGTGTTTGGTGGTTTCTATACCGCTAAGAACGATTACCATTTTATTATAACTGGGTATATTCAGGATTTGATTACTGGTAAGACCAAGGATTACGGTACTTATCTTGGTGCTACAGATTTTGCTGATAATATTTCAAGCATTACATCTACTTATTACCAGGCCACACCGCAAACTGCAGGGCGGCTTGTAGCTGCGGGAAAAGTGACAAACACCTCCCTCCCCGATTATCCTTACCGGATTAAACTAAACATTATTTATACTAAGACCATTAAATAA
- the glmS gene encoding glutamine--fructose-6-phosphate transaminase (isomerizing) — translation MCGIVGYIGQREAYPIIIKGLHRLEYRGYDSAGIALLDKELKVYKKAGKVSNLEDFVKDVSVKGTVGMGHTRWATHGAPSDRNSHPHTSGDRKLTIIHNGIIENYSVIKEALLSKGHVFKSDTDTEVLIHLVEDIQNETGLDVEEAVRIALNRVIGAYAIVIMSQDDPDLLIAARKGSPLVIGVGKGEYFIASDATPIVEYTKNVIYLNDNEIAYIRREDLLIKNIDNTIQVPYIQKLELQLEMLEKGGYDHFMMKEIYEQPRSIRDCLRGRIYPESGIVQLGGIKEYAEKLKNIDRIIIVACGTSWHAGLVGEYLIEEYARVPVEVEYASEFRYRNPIISEKDLVIAISQSGETADTMAAIELAKEKGATIFGVCNVVGASIPRASHAGVYTHAGPEIGVASTKAFTAQVTALTLMAFYIAQQRGAITQGKLVEYLTELNEIPDLVERALKSNEQIKEIAAKFKDSNNCLFLGRGSSFPVALEGALKLKEISYIHAEGYPAAEMKHGPIALIDEDMPVVFIATKHSSYEKVVSNIQEVKARGGRVIAIVTEGDTTVRDMAEYVIEIPQTGEAFVPLLATIPLQLLSYHIAVMRGCNVDQPRNLAKSVTVE, via the coding sequence ATGTGCGGAATTGTAGGATACATAGGCCAAAGAGAAGCTTACCCCATTATTATAAAAGGCCTGCACAGGCTGGAATACCGCGGTTATGATAGCGCAGGTATCGCTTTACTTGATAAAGAATTAAAAGTTTATAAAAAAGCCGGAAAGGTTAGTAACCTTGAAGACTTTGTAAAAGATGTAAGTGTTAAAGGCACTGTAGGTATGGGACATACCCGTTGGGCTACCCACGGAGCCCCCAGCGACCGCAACTCGCATCCACACACATCGGGAGATAGAAAACTGACCATTATACACAATGGTATTATCGAAAACTATTCGGTAATAAAAGAAGCATTGCTGAGCAAAGGCCACGTTTTCAAAAGCGATACTGATACCGAAGTTTTAATACACCTTGTTGAAGATATTCAAAATGAAACCGGACTTGACGTAGAAGAAGCCGTACGTATTGCTTTAAACAGGGTCATTGGTGCCTATGCCATTGTAATTATGAGTCAGGATGACCCCGATTTGCTTATTGCAGCACGCAAAGGCAGTCCGTTGGTAATTGGTGTTGGCAAAGGTGAATACTTTATTGCTTCAGACGCTACACCTATTGTAGAGTATACTAAAAATGTGATCTATTTGAATGATAATGAGATAGCTTACATTCGCCGCGAAGACCTGTTAATTAAAAATATTGATAATACCATCCAGGTACCTTATATCCAAAAGCTGGAACTGCAACTGGAAATGCTTGAAAAAGGCGGCTACGATCATTTTATGATGAAGGAGATATACGAGCAGCCCCGGTCTATACGGGATTGCCTGCGCGGTCGTATCTATCCTGAGAGTGGCATTGTACAGTTAGGTGGTATTAAAGAATATGCCGAGAAGCTAAAAAATATTGATCGAATTATTATTGTGGCTTGTGGTACATCATGGCACGCGGGCCTGGTAGGCGAATATTTGATTGAAGAATACGCCCGCGTACCTGTTGAGGTGGAATATGCTTCTGAGTTCAGGTATCGTAACCCTATTATTTCTGAGAAGGATTTGGTGATTGCCATTTCACAATCGGGCGAAACCGCCGATACCATGGCGGCTATTGAATTGGCTAAAGAAAAAGGCGCCACTATTTTTGGGGTATGTAATGTAGTTGGCGCCTCAATACCACGCGCGTCGCATGCGGGTGTTTATACCCACGCTGGGCCCGAAATAGGTGTGGCATCAACCAAGGCTTTCACCGCTCAGGTTACCGCGCTTACGTTAATGGCGTTTTACATTGCACAGCAAAGGGGCGCTATAACACAAGGTAAACTTGTAGAATATTTAACCGAGCTGAACGAAATACCCGACTTGGTGGAGCGTGCTTTAAAATCTAACGAACAGATTAAAGAGATTGCCGCTAAGTTTAAAGATTCAAATAACTGCCTGTTTCTTGGCCGTGGCAGCTCGTTCCCCGTGGCATTGGAAGGCGCGTTGAAGCTTAAGGAGATATCATACATCCATGCCGAAGGTTATCCTGCTGCCGAAATGAAACATGGCCCCATAGCCCTGATTGACGAAGATATGCCGGTAGTGTTTATCGCAACCAAACATTCATCGTATGAAAAGGTGGTGAGCAACATACAAGAGGTTAAAGCCCGTGGCGGCCGTGTAATTGCCATTGTAACCGAGGGCGATACCACCGTGAGGGATATGGCCGAATATGTGATAGAGATACCACAAACTGGCGAGGCCTTTGTGCCGCTACTGGCTACTATTCCGCTGCAATTGTTATCATATCACATTGCCGTTATGCGCGGCTGTAATGTCGATCAGCCACGAAACCTGGCTAAATCGGTTACGGTAGAATAA
- a CDS encoding chloramphenicol acetyltransferase gives MPQKLDIEEWNRKEHFNFFKTFDTPYYGVTVQLDCTRAYRQAKALGVSFYSYYLHKTLVAINASENFKYRIDGDDVYICDQVNASSTILRDDHTFGFSHIIFNLDIAEFHKGVVQEIERIKGTTGLFTTGPLTDVIHFSALPWVNFTSISEAFNKNAGDSCPKIAVGKLTETDGRKVMPFAIHVHHALVDGYHLGLFLDMLQLLLNE, from the coding sequence ATGCCACAAAAACTGGATATAGAAGAATGGAACCGAAAGGAACATTTTAATTTCTTTAAGACATTTGATACACCTTACTATGGTGTTACGGTACAATTAGATTGTACCCGTGCTTACCGGCAGGCTAAAGCCTTAGGTGTATCATTTTATAGTTACTACCTGCACAAAACGCTTGTTGCGATAAATGCTTCCGAGAATTTTAAATATCGGATAGATGGCGATGACGTTTACATTTGCGACCAGGTAAATGCATCGTCGACCATTTTGCGGGATGATCATACTTTTGGGTTTTCGCATATTATATTCAACTTGGATATAGCTGAATTTCACAAAGGCGTAGTGCAGGAAATTGAGCGTATAAAAGGCACTACAGGTTTATTTACCACTGGTCCGCTAACCGATGTGATACATTTTTCTGCATTGCCCTGGGTAAATTTCACAAGTATATCCGAAGCTTTTAACAAAAACGCGGGCGATAGCTGCCCCAAAATAGCTGTGGGGAAATTAACTGAGACTGATGGTCGTAAAGTTATGCCATTTGCCATACATGTGCACCATGCTTTGGTTGATGGTTATCATTTGGGATTGTTTTTAGATATGTTGCAGTTATTATTAAACGAATAA